The following proteins are encoded in a genomic region of Flammeovirga pectinis:
- the rfaD gene encoding ADP-glyceromanno-heptose 6-epimerase yields the protein MIVVTGAAGFIGSCMIARLNEDNFNHIIAVDDFSFPEKNKNLEGKKILERVEREKFFEWLDKNHLEVEFIFHLGARTSTAEFNREILAHLNTEYTKKMWNATIKYAIPLVYASSAATYGLGELGYEDSEVIIPDLKPLNPYGESKNEFDIWALKQERKPMFWAGLKFFNVYGPNEYHKGRMASVVFHAFNQIGKTDAMKLFQSHNPDYKDGEQQRDFVYVKDVVDMMMFLMYDRKAKNSGIYNVGTGEARTFLDLTKSTFKAMGKKEDISYIPTPEDIRDKYQYFTEATMTKMRSIGYKKPFTSLEEGVEDYVKNYLSSESRY from the coding sequence ATGATTGTAGTTACAGGCGCAGCAGGTTTTATCGGAAGCTGTATGATTGCTCGTTTAAACGAGGATAATTTTAATCATATAATTGCAGTAGATGACTTCTCTTTTCCAGAAAAAAACAAAAACCTTGAAGGTAAGAAAATTCTAGAAAGAGTTGAGCGTGAAAAATTCTTTGAGTGGTTAGATAAAAATCATTTAGAAGTAGAATTTATTTTTCACCTTGGAGCAAGAACAAGTACAGCTGAATTTAACAGAGAGATATTAGCTCATTTAAATACAGAATACACTAAGAAAATGTGGAATGCAACGATTAAGTATGCTATCCCATTAGTATATGCTTCTTCTGCTGCTACTTATGGTCTTGGTGAATTAGGTTATGAGGATAGTGAGGTTATTATCCCTGATTTAAAACCTTTAAACCCTTATGGAGAATCAAAAAATGAATTTGATATTTGGGCATTAAAGCAAGAACGTAAACCTATGTTTTGGGCGGGCTTAAAATTCTTTAATGTTTACGGTCCTAATGAGTATCATAAAGGTAGAATGGCATCTGTAGTTTTCCATGCTTTTAATCAAATTGGAAAGACTGATGCAATGAAATTATTCCAATCTCATAATCCTGATTATAAAGATGGAGAACAACAACGTGATTTTGTGTATGTGAAAGACGTTGTTGATATGATGATGTTCTTAATGTATGACCGTAAAGCTAAAAATTCGGGTATATATAATGTTGGAACTGGTGAAGCTAGAACTTTCCTAGACTTGACGAAGTCAACATTTAAGGCTATGGGTAAAAAAGAGGATATTTCTTATATACCGACTCCTGAAGATATAAGAGACAAGTATCAGTATTTTACTGAAGCTACAATGACTAAAATGAGAAGTATTGGGTATAAAAAGCCTTTTACTAGCTTAGAAGAAGGTGTTGAAGATTATGTAAAAAACTACCTTTCATCAGAAAGTAGATACTAA
- a CDS encoding SusF/SusE family outer membrane protein — protein MKKLNFLSASLLFILSAFIFSSCSTDELEAIVEDLIPESSQLTAPTNTEAVLQASEVDNVFETYTWTEASFGDEKANNYELSIYYGGGVVVLKETTELSAAVTVGEMDAAIKEAAGSFEDAGDAVSFKIGVVSHFNNEVVTVSDPHDLTVTTIAVVEDNTEEPAEEPGEEDNSEEPTDRVAHENDGLWGVIGDATGSWDADQDLLYNAETEVYSITLDLVLGNIKFRKSDDWAVNLGGTTEALVHDGDNIAITEAGNYTIELTVDESGDSAVGTFTMTKN, from the coding sequence ATGAAAAAGCTAAACTTTTTATCAGCTTCACTACTATTTATTTTATCTGCATTTATATTTTCTTCTTGTTCAACTGATGAGCTAGAAGCAATTGTAGAAGATTTAATTCCAGAAAGTTCTCAGTTAACAGCTCCAACTAATACGGAAGCGGTTTTACAAGCTAGTGAAGTAGACAATGTCTTTGAAACATATACATGGACTGAAGCAAGTTTTGGTGATGAGAAAGCGAATAACTATGAACTTTCGATTTATTATGGTGGTGGTGTTGTAGTACTAAAAGAAACAACAGAACTATCTGCAGCCGTAACAGTAGGAGAAATGGATGCAGCAATAAAAGAAGCAGCAGGAAGTTTTGAAGACGCAGGTGATGCTGTCTCATTCAAAATTGGTGTTGTAAGTCATTTCAATAATGAAGTTGTAACAGTTTCTGACCCTCATGATTTGACAGTTACAACAATTGCTGTTGTAGAAGATAACACAGAAGAACCTGCTGAAGAACCAGGAGAAGAAGATAACAGTGAAGAACCTACAGATAGAGTTGCTCATGAAAATGATGGCTTATGGGGTGTTATTGGTGACGCAACAGGAAGTTGGGATGCAGATCAAGATCTACTTTATAATGCTGAAACAGAAGTATATTCTATAACTTTAGATCTTGTTTTAGGTAATATAAAATTTAGAAAAAGTGATGATTGGGCTGTAAATTTAGGTGGTACTACTGAAGCTTTAGTTCACGATGGAGATAACATTGCTATTACAGAAGCTGGTAATTATACTATTGAGTTAACAGTTGATGAATCTGGTGATTCTGCTGTTGGTACTTTTACAATGACCAAAAATTAA
- a CDS encoding OmpA family protein, producing MQPKIITFFLFLVLTINSSAQSQNIDFTKDNFPDSVKALKEALRAIEIGDNYRSNYQNYDSAILYYKIANQLNSKNSILNYKLGLSYFNLTDYPTSDSLMEVSVALNSKYLPAIYLKARSFHLQQKWIKAQTAYHEYVSKYDNYSSPTLDEIQFLLQQTEQGELIEKSGKEIINLGILNSTADDENLNLLPNSNQLYFNSNRFSENSIQKDIDGNYYQNIYYSILDDDTLLKPSLVKHYKINPEGNSSICSISKSGKTMVMFLGGFKGKLYYCRFNLEDSIKIPHSKTKLPSPINTYLSSEVSGTFTPNGKEFYFSSKRKGTRGEYDIYYSTRKKKGWNKPVNLSSINTPFNEIDPYFSTNGDTLFFASDSPKSIGGYDIMYATKKGNNWSTPKNLGVGINSPFDDKSPSTSIDGTIIYFSSNRTGGKGGYDIYKAQPTFIAEKPKLITESESLDEIFKLHLLNTSVIIKDQTSKEALKAADISIFNIENNTLLRKLKTDNNGFSKIEAIPKNTPLAININCMGYEMLSRNITVDSTKKEYIIELNKIKVDQKITLQNIFFDTNSSTLSPSSIGELNALVEFLSLNKNVEIEIGGHTDTSGNEKDNQKLSEKRAKAIALFLEKNNINTSRLTSKGYGASVPLESNDTEEGKAKNRRTEFKVIKN from the coding sequence ATGCAACCTAAAATTATTACTTTCTTTTTATTTTTGGTTTTAACCATTAACAGCTCAGCACAATCTCAAAATATTGACTTCACAAAAGACAATTTTCCTGATAGTGTAAAAGCATTGAAAGAGGCTTTAAGAGCTATAGAAATAGGAGATAACTATAGATCTAACTATCAAAATTATGATAGTGCTATTTTATATTATAAAATAGCAAATCAACTCAATTCAAAGAATTCAATTCTTAATTATAAGTTGGGTTTAAGTTATTTCAACTTAACAGACTACCCTACTTCAGATTCATTAATGGAAGTTTCTGTTGCATTAAATTCAAAATATCTCCCTGCTATTTATTTAAAGGCAAGATCTTTTCATTTACAACAAAAATGGATTAAAGCTCAAACTGCATACCATGAATATGTTTCAAAATATGATAATTATTCATCCCCTACTTTAGATGAGATTCAATTTTTATTACAACAAACCGAACAAGGGGAATTAATAGAAAAATCAGGTAAAGAAATAATTAACCTCGGTATCCTTAATTCTACTGCTGATGATGAAAATTTAAATTTACTACCAAATTCTAATCAACTTTATTTTAATTCAAATCGCTTTTCAGAAAATTCAATTCAAAAAGATATTGACGGCAATTATTACCAAAACATTTATTATTCTATACTAGACGACGACACTTTACTGAAGCCAAGTTTAGTAAAGCACTATAAAATAAATCCAGAAGGGAACAGTTCTATATGTTCAATATCCAAAAGTGGAAAGACTATGGTTATGTTTCTAGGTGGCTTTAAAGGTAAACTTTATTATTGTCGATTTAATTTAGAAGATTCAATAAAAATTCCTCACTCAAAAACAAAGTTACCAAGTCCAATAAACACCTATTTATCTTCTGAAGTTTCTGGTACTTTTACTCCTAATGGAAAAGAATTCTATTTTTCATCTAAAAGGAAAGGTACTAGGGGTGAATATGACATCTACTATTCTACTCGAAAGAAAAAAGGTTGGAATAAACCTGTGAATTTAAGTTCTATAAACACTCCTTTTAATGAGATTGATCCTTATTTTTCTACAAATGGAGATACCTTATTCTTTGCTTCTGATTCTCCAAAAAGTATTGGAGGCTATGACATTATGTATGCTACTAAAAAAGGTAACAATTGGTCGACACCAAAAAATCTAGGAGTAGGAATAAACTCTCCTTTTGATGACAAATCACCTTCCACATCAATTGATGGTACTATCATCTATTTTTCATCAAATAGAACAGGAGGTAAAGGAGGTTACGATATCTATAAAGCCCAACCTACATTTATAGCTGAGAAACCAAAATTAATTACAGAGTCAGAATCATTAGACGAAATTTTTAAACTTCACTTATTAAACACCAGTGTAATTATTAAAGATCAAACCTCTAAAGAAGCTTTAAAAGCTGCTGATATTTCTATTTTTAATATTGAAAATAATACTCTACTCAGAAAGCTAAAAACTGATAATAATGGCTTTTCTAAAATTGAAGCTATCCCTAAAAATACTCCTCTTGCAATAAATATAAATTGTATGGGTTATGAGATGCTTTCAAGAAATATTACAGTAGACTCCACTAAAAAAGAATACATTATAGAACTAAATAAAATAAAAGTAGATCAAAAAATCACACTTCAAAATATATTCTTTGATACAAATTCTAGTACACTTTCACCTTCATCAATAGGTGAACTAAATGCTTTAGTAGAATTTTTATCATTAAATAAAAATGTAGAAATCGAAATTGGAGGGCATACTGATACTTCTGGAAATGAAAAGGATAATCAAAAGCTTTCTGAAAAAAGAGCTAAAGCTATTGCTCTATTCTTAGAAAAAAATAATATTAATACAAGTAGATTAACTAGTAAAGGATATGGAGCTTCCGTTCCTTTAGAATCAAATGATACGGAAGAGGGAAAAGCAAAAAATAGACGAACAGAATTTAAAGTCATTAAAAACTAA
- a CDS encoding alpha-amylase family glycosyl hydrolase, which translates to MRKYLLNLIFLVTSIAVLSLQANGQTISTSPTNVTALTENVKITFSVAGTDLAGEDNLYIWGWSNVGDFLTNGTEWNASQDAAKLTKVTDETYTYEFPITHNTASYKTFADIVGVSNDPTSLKTIGCLVKTKDGEKKTGDLSITLSDLSVAVNVSSPLKNDIFKQGDNVVISATSPSSSKLIIKVNSTVVKELTGTSISHTIQSVSSGDLNIEVSASADGLTAIEKLDYFVGATVVKADRPSYASLLGPNYNGTEVTVVLQDPAKLKQFVNVIGSFNNWGDTGAYSMKLDVETDANYWWYTFSSLDANQEYIYQFLIDGNLIIADPYTEKVSDEQDKYINDGYERYPNLIAYPTEASGLKASILQINQTEYVWKNTSFQPVSIGEAVVYEMLIRDFSKSSTYEEAIAELDKIQALGANTIHLMPVNEFDGNSSWGYNPSFYFAPDKYYGSKNKLKEFIDEAHGKGMAVVLDLVLNHSTQSSPFCQMYNNGEIYDAPNASNPWYNEESNFDNDAVKGWGPDFNHESEYTQALVDSINAHWMKYYNVDGYRFDFTKGFGNNPKTGSDDWGSKYDQDRIDLLVRMTNEIKKRNPNAYVIFEHLSDLDEEQALAKEGITLWGNANHDFREVVKGGNANLDWQSPKTRDMPITGVMSYMESHDEERLIYDSEANGQVSQLYDLTDLQNGVDREKLAAGFFFMVPGPKMIWQFGESGYNVSINQSEYQGEVNDGNRTSEKPLISDFDTQNDAIRKQLSDVYTALIKLRNDYDLGDLADDQYTFDLKSEMKTISLDKGAIHIRIVGNFSLNEESHTYDYSDASSTWYSYFNDGDEVNASGTFTLKASEFKVLTNIRVTTPVDGLVTGFERIFEVNPYGFKQDEEIKIYFDPNASDKTFGTSITLEAGVVLDSHGSGNISNKNTISMTKEGNKYVASYVPNDFFSLSSTDKPFQMSLKVSDTQGVTEGEYFVDFEENNKKLFLVGDILGNGWDLSSAIEMKSDGEGGFVLESVQLTKGEFFKIIDEKSWNGGQWGHAGPNKLKASTYGDDIEVTSTGNQTIRANINDLTYSIENPNAIEDNKTSQSIKAYPNPTSSLVQFTGTVLAGQVEVLVRDNMGRVISTFEQFATNNTINIDLSSFPVGMYYVELLTVNDKAIKKIIRQ; encoded by the coding sequence ATGAGAAAGTATTTACTTAATCTAATTTTCTTAGTGACTTCAATTGCTGTATTATCATTACAGGCAAATGGACAAACTATTTCAACATCACCAACTAATGTAACTGCATTGACTGAAAATGTTAAGATTACATTTAGTGTTGCAGGTACTGACCTCGCAGGAGAAGATAATCTTTATATTTGGGGATGGAGTAATGTAGGAGATTTCCTTACAAATGGTACAGAATGGAATGCTTCTCAAGATGCAGCTAAACTTACCAAAGTAACAGATGAAACATATACTTACGAATTTCCAATAACTCATAATACTGCTTCATATAAAACATTTGCAGATATTGTTGGAGTATCAAATGATCCAACATCTTTAAAAACAATTGGTTGTTTAGTAAAAACAAAAGACGGTGAAAAGAAAACAGGTGATTTAAGTATTACATTAAGTGATTTATCTGTAGCTGTTAATGTATCTTCTCCTCTTAAAAATGATATCTTTAAACAAGGAGATAATGTAGTAATTTCAGCTACATCACCATCAAGTTCAAAGTTAATAATAAAAGTAAATTCTACTGTTGTAAAAGAATTAACAGGAACATCTATATCTCATACAATTCAAAGTGTATCAAGTGGAGACCTAAATATAGAGGTTTCAGCTAGTGCTGATGGTTTAACAGCAATAGAAAAATTAGATTATTTTGTAGGAGCTACTGTTGTGAAAGCAGATAGACCTTCGTATGCATCATTATTAGGTCCAAACTACAATGGAACAGAAGTTACTGTTGTATTACAAGATCCTGCTAAATTAAAGCAATTTGTGAATGTTATAGGGAGTTTTAATAATTGGGGTGATACAGGTGCGTACTCTATGAAATTAGATGTTGAAACTGATGCTAATTATTGGTGGTATACATTCTCAAGTTTAGATGCTAATCAAGAATATATTTATCAATTTCTTATAGATGGTAATTTGATAATTGCAGATCCTTATACTGAAAAGGTATCTGATGAACAAGATAAGTACATTAATGATGGTTATGAGAGATATCCAAATTTAATAGCGTACCCTACTGAAGCAAGTGGTTTAAAGGCATCTATTTTACAAATAAATCAAACAGAGTATGTTTGGAAAAACACATCTTTTCAGCCTGTATCAATTGGTGAAGCCGTAGTATATGAAATGTTAATCAGAGATTTTTCTAAATCATCTACATATGAAGAAGCTATAGCTGAATTAGATAAAATACAAGCTCTAGGTGCTAATACAATTCACCTTATGCCTGTGAATGAATTCGATGGTAATAGTTCTTGGGGATATAATCCTTCTTTCTATTTTGCTCCTGATAAGTATTATGGATCAAAAAATAAATTAAAAGAATTTATAGATGAAGCACATGGAAAAGGAATGGCTGTTGTTTTAGATTTGGTTTTAAATCATTCAACTCAATCTTCTCCATTCTGTCAAATGTATAATAATGGTGAAATTTATGATGCTCCAAATGCCAGTAATCCTTGGTATAATGAAGAATCAAATTTTGATAATGATGCTGTAAAAGGTTGGGGTCCTGATTTTAATCATGAAAGTGAATATACTCAAGCATTGGTTGATAGTATTAATGCACATTGGATGAAATATTACAATGTGGATGGTTATCGCTTTGACTTTACGAAAGGTTTTGGTAATAATCCAAAAACAGGAAGCGATGATTGGGGTAGTAAATACGATCAAGATAGAATTGATTTATTAGTAAGAATGACTAATGAAATCAAAAAGAGAAACCCTAACGCTTATGTAATCTTTGAACACTTATCAGATCTTGATGAGGAACAAGCTTTAGCAAAAGAAGGAATTACACTTTGGGGAAATGCAAATCATGATTTTAGAGAAGTTGTAAAGGGTGGTAATGCAAATTTAGATTGGCAATCACCTAAAACTAGAGATATGCCTATAACAGGAGTGATGTCTTATATGGAATCTCATGATGAAGAACGTTTAATTTATGATTCCGAAGCTAACGGACAAGTATCTCAATTGTATGATTTAACAGATTTACAAAATGGTGTAGATAGAGAGAAGTTAGCAGCAGGATTTTTCTTTATGGTTCCTGGGCCAAAAATGATATGGCAATTTGGAGAGTCAGGCTATAATGTATCAATAAATCAAAGCGAATATCAAGGTGAGGTTAATGATGGTAACAGAACAAGTGAAAAACCATTAATATCTGATTTTGATACTCAAAATGATGCTATAAGAAAGCAATTATCAGATGTGTATACAGCTCTAATTAAACTAAGAAATGATTATGATTTAGGAGATCTAGCAGATGATCAATATACTTTTGATTTAAAAAGTGAGATGAAAACTATTTCTTTAGATAAAGGGGCAATTCATATTAGAATAGTAGGTAATTTTTCATTGAATGAAGAATCACATACCTATGATTATTCTGATGCTAGTTCAACATGGTATAGTTATTTTAATGATGGTGATGAAGTTAATGCATCTGGAACATTTACTCTAAAAGCATCAGAATTTAAAGTTCTTACTAATATTAGAGTAACAACTCCTGTGGATGGTTTAGTTACTGGATTTGAAAGAATTTTTGAGGTTAATCCTTATGGATTTAAACAAGATGAGGAAATTAAAATATATTTTGATCCTAATGCATCAGATAAAACTTTTGGAACATCTATTACGCTAGAAGCAGGTGTTGTATTAGATAGCCATGGAAGTGGAAATATATCTAATAAAAACACTATTTCAATGACTAAAGAAGGGAATAAATATGTGGCTTCATATGTACCTAATGACTTTTTTAGTTTATCATCGACAGATAAACCATTCCAAATGTCTTTAAAAGTATCTGATACACAAGGTGTAACAGAAGGAGAGTATTTTGTTGACTTTGAAGAGAACAATAAAAAGTTATTTCTTGTAGGGGATATTTTAGGTAACGGTTGGGACCTTTCATCTGCTATAGAAATGAAAAGTGACGGAGAAGGAGGGTTTGTATTAGAATCTGTTCAATTGACTAAAGGAGAATTTTTTAAAATAATTGACGAAAAGTCTTGGAATGGTGGACAATGGGGACATGCAGGACCTAATAAGCTTAAAGCATCTACTTATGGAGATGATATAGAAGTAACGTCTACAGGTAACCAGACTATACGTGCTAATATTAATGATTTAACATATTCAATTGAAAATCCAAATGCAATTGAGGATAACAAAACCTCTCAATCCATAAAAGCATACCCAAACCCTACAAGTTCTCTTGTTCAATTTACAGGAACTGTTTTAGCAGGTCAAGTAGAGGTTTTAGTTAGAGATAATATGGGTAGAGTTATTAGTACTTTTGAACAATTTGCTACAAATAACACTATAAATATTGATTTATCATCTTTTCCAGTAGGTATGTATTATGTCGAGCTGCTTACCGTTAATGATAAGGCAATCAAGAAAATAATAAGGCAATAA
- a CDS encoding glycoside hydrolase family 13 protein, with amino-acid sequence MLSLTLFSKSKITVDKVEPSFWWVGMKNSTLQVMIHGDNISSTKPKIEYKGVVLKQSIQVTSPNYLVLYLEITEETLPGKVPIQFLANGKVIHTINYELKARESIDNKNIGFDPSDVIYLLMPDRFANGDPTIDNVEGMTQKMNREEPYGRHGGDLKGIADHLNYFTDLGVTALWLNPVQENNSSEQSYHGYGMTDLYKVDPRFGTNEEYKALVKACHDNDLKVVMDLVFNHIGSDHWWMNDLPMSDWLNHQSYWEDGKKESEYYGTNYQVTKQLDPYASKEDFDQNVEGWFTPKMPDLNQNNPILADYIIQNTIWWIEYAGLNGIRMDTFGYAYKAFASRWTKEIMEEYPQFNIVGEILVKETPVASYFAGGANNLDGYDSYLPSVTDMPLSFAANAAFSPENDAPDWNSPMRQLANHLTQDYLFPDPYNLVTCLDNHDVNRVMSNLKDPERVKLALTFLLTTRGIPQIYYGTELLYEGFESDHASLRLDFPGGWEGDERSAFELEGRTAIENDVYDYLKNILQWRKSNSAIHKGKLIHYIPNDDVYVYFRKTVEETVMIIINNNEEKVVTIDTSNFESAISGATKGKEIISGIVYSDISTIKINGKQAMILELQ; translated from the coding sequence ATGCTATCGCTAACATTGTTTTCTAAATCAAAAATTACGGTAGATAAAGTTGAGCCCTCTTTTTGGTGGGTTGGTATGAAAAATTCGACTTTACAAGTAATGATTCATGGAGATAATATATCTTCAACTAAACCAAAAATTGAATATAAAGGTGTTGTATTAAAACAATCAATACAAGTTACGAGCCCTAATTATTTAGTCTTATATCTTGAAATTACAGAAGAAACTCTCCCAGGTAAAGTACCCATTCAATTTCTAGCAAACGGAAAAGTTATTCATACGATAAACTATGAGTTGAAGGCACGAGAAAGTATTGACAATAAAAATATTGGTTTCGATCCATCAGATGTAATTTACTTATTAATGCCTGATAGGTTTGCGAACGGGGACCCAACAATAGATAATGTTGAGGGCATGACTCAAAAAATGAATAGAGAAGAACCTTACGGTCGTCATGGTGGAGATTTGAAGGGTATTGCAGATCATCTAAACTATTTTACAGATCTTGGTGTAACAGCACTTTGGTTGAACCCGGTACAAGAAAACAATTCTTCAGAACAATCTTATCATGGGTATGGAATGACAGATCTATATAAAGTTGATCCAAGATTTGGTACAAACGAAGAGTATAAAGCATTAGTAAAAGCCTGCCATGATAATGATTTAAAAGTAGTAATGGATTTGGTCTTTAATCATATTGGTTCTGACCATTGGTGGATGAATGATCTTCCAATGTCAGATTGGTTAAACCATCAATCTTATTGGGAAGATGGAAAAAAAGAAAGTGAATATTACGGCACAAATTATCAAGTAACAAAACAATTAGATCCTTATGCATCTAAAGAAGATTTTGATCAGAATGTTGAGGGGTGGTTTACACCAAAAATGCCCGATTTAAATCAAAATAACCCAATACTTGCAGATTATATTATTCAAAATACTATTTGGTGGATTGAATATGCTGGCTTAAATGGTATCAGAATGGATACTTTTGGATATGCTTATAAAGCTTTTGCATCCAGATGGACAAAAGAAATTATGGAGGAGTATCCTCAGTTTAATATCGTGGGAGAGATTTTAGTAAAAGAAACTCCTGTGGCTTCTTACTTTGCAGGTGGGGCTAATAATTTAGATGGGTATGATTCTTATCTTCCTTCTGTAACTGATATGCCTTTATCTTTTGCTGCTAATGCGGCTTTTAGCCCTGAAAATGATGCTCCTGATTGGAATAGCCCAATGCGTCAATTAGCCAATCACCTTACGCAAGATTATCTTTTCCCTGACCCTTATAATTTGGTTACTTGCTTAGATAATCATGATGTAAACAGGGTGATGTCTAATTTAAAAGATCCAGAAAGAGTGAAGTTGGCGTTGACATTTTTATTAACGACTAGAGGTATTCCTCAAATTTATTACGGTACTGAGTTATTGTATGAAGGTTTTGAGTCTGATCATGCTTCATTACGTTTAGATTTTCCTGGAGGATGGGAAGGAGACGAACGTAGTGCTTTTGAGCTAGAAGGTAGAACAGCTATTGAAAATGATGTTTACGATTACCTTAAAAATATATTGCAATGGCGAAAAAGTAATTCAGCTATTCATAAAGGCAAACTAATTCATTATATACCAAATGATGATGTCTACGTTTATTTTAGAAAAACAGTAGAAGAAACTGTTATGATAATTATTAATAATAACGAGGAAAAAGTAGTTACAATAGATACATCTAATTTTGAAAGTGCTATTAGTGGAGCAACAAAAGGAAAAGAAATAATATCTGGTATAGTATATTCAGATATTAGTACTATCAAAATTAATGGTAAACAAGCAATGATTTTAGAATTACAATAA